Part of the Acaryochloris thomasi RCC1774 genome, TGAGGTTTGGCAGTATAGTTCCATTTTGGCAAGTAAGCATCAAAAACAATTTCCATTGATTCCTTAAACTCCTCGGTGACTTTTCGACCCGTTTGGTAGACCTTGTCTAACACCGTCGTAAAGACCTTCAGACCCGTTTTAGTCTTGGCTGTGGCCATCAACTCTTTCACAACTTCCACCGCCTCAAAA contains:
- a CDS encoding ISAzo13-like element transposase-related protein, with the translated sequence FEAVEVVKELMATAKTKTGLKVFTTVLDKVYQTGRKVTEEFKESMEIVFDAYLPKWNYTAKPQAA